The genome window TTGCTACTGGATCTGCTGTCGATACAATACCTTGACGACGTTCTTCAAGACAACACCAAACATGACTGCATAATACCCATATTTTGGAAGTCTTCCGATCAACATCATCAACTCGATCCACAATAAGAGAATAGCAGCACTAGTCATATGCAAGACCCAGTTCGGCATTTCTGCTTGAAAAGAGATGATTTTCGTTCTTGTAGGTTGAGTTTAAGAAACTTACCTTGCACCCGCGCTCCGTATCCGGACCAAGCCTCCATGCCCAACACTACCAAGACGAGAATAGTGCTGCTGAAGTTTATCCACATTTCATATCTCCGAAATCGGAATGGACGTAGTACCAAACACtacaacaaatatttagtcTTGATTTTGAGGGTTGGCACGTTTACCTGAATTATTCCGTAAATAAAGAGAGTTGGAGCAACGACGACCATAATGTAACGTATTACGGCTAAGGCCTCGTCATGATATCCTATATCGTAGGTCAAGAGACTGACATACGCCGTCATGCAAGCCACAGAAACTACGTGCAGAGCAATCCACAAGTAAAACAAGTAGATAACTTTCGACCACTTatgttgtaaataaatttctagAAGATAGTATCAGTTGTGTTGTAGAACAATCTAAGTTAATTACCGAAAAGATTTCTGGTTTGGCAGCGATAGCGAGCAGACGTGGAAAAAGTGCAGAGATAACAAACGTAAACAACGACGAACGAGTGAGTGAGAGGTGATAAGCAGAAGACAGCGGGCAAGAAAGAGAGGGCATGCCGAAATCGCCGAAAGCaaggaaagaaagcagcaagagagaaagagaagagggtagGATGTCGGAAGAAGGCCTGAACCCATTCAGAAAAAGTTCTAGAACCGAAAGATCCCCAAGTAGAGGCGAAGAAAGCAAAGAAATAGAGAAGAAAATAGAATCAGTGCTCAGAGAGATAAAAGAGGATATGGCGGGAATAGTAGAGGAGAGCAGAGCATgaagaaaggaattagcggcagcGAGAGAGAAGGAGGGAGAGCAAGAAAGAGAGGACATGCTGAAATCATCAGAAGtaaggaaagaaagcagcaagagagaaagagaagagggtagAACGTCGAAAGAAGGCAAGAACCCACTCAGAAATAGTTCCAGAACGAGAAGATCACCAAATAGAAGCGAAGAAGACAATtaaagcaaggaaatggatAAGGAAATGAAAACAACCATGATAAGAGAGATGAGAGAGGAGATAAAAACactaagaaaggaattagcggcagtgagagaggagaatggggagctaaggaaagaattagcgagagtgagagaggagacgagaggaagagaagaaaaagggCAGTTGGAGAAAGCAGATTGGatgaaaaggatggaaatgatagaggaaaagatggaacaaagagaaaagaaggagaggaagaataatgttataataactgGAATAGGGGCAATAAGTGGAAATATAGAGAGAGGGGTGGAAGAATGGTTAGAAAGGGAGATAGGGGTGGAAGTGAATGTAaaggaagcatttaaaataaataaagataagatgatgctggcaaaaatagaaagttggGAGCAGAAGAAGAACATAATGCTAAGTAAGAGTAagttaaaggaaaaaaaaggtGAGAGAAAGTATATAGATGACGATTTGACAGAAGAAGAAagggaaacacaaaagaagttaagagATATTGGCCAGAGAGGAGCGAGATAGAGGAAAAAGGGTGAAAATAGGATACAGGAAAATACAGATAAACGGGAACTGGTTTAAATGGGATAAGAGACaggagaaactgaagaaaatttgctagaagaaggagagaataAGAAGACGACTCGGCGAGAAAATATACAaggagaaggtgaataaaaaggtagagggacaaagacacagaaaagtaagagagaagagagagaATAAGAGAATCGAAGTATAATAGGGAGGGGAGAGAGTGTGTGTGAGAGAGGAAAATGATAGCGGGTTGCAGAGGTAGggacgaggagagagagaacaggAATGGGAAGGACggagaagagagagagaagGTGCAGGAGGTGACGCGAGGATAGTGAGAAGATCGAACACATGcggcgaaatgagagagagaaagagaagggaATGGGGAGAAATAGGGAGCGAAGACGGCAgggagatggatgaaagaatAAGGAAGAGGAGAGAAAGAATAGAGAACGAGTGGAGTGAGGGAGAACAatacattgttatttttatgtttatattttgtaatcaggaatccgaaagcccgtagggcaaaataaagcattttgtTGTTGTAATTACCGAAAAGAGGGTGTTGCAAGATCTCAATCTTTGTTGTGTCAGTGGTTGCTACAAACAGACTCGAAATGACTGCCATTTGCTTGTCTTTTTCTGGTCTCAACAATCTGAAATCTAGAGACAAGAACCGATTTGTATCAATTTAGAATCAATTCAACTTACCAAGTTTGTAGaccttgttttatttgctACTGGACTCGTCCAAATCCACTTTGCTGTCCAACACTTCACTAAAGAATTTTTCTGGGTTACTGACCCTGTCAAAAATAGCATCCATAATAGTTTGTTGGCCTTTAACAGGGACGCTTAGATTAACACCTtgatcaattaaaattttcaaacaatcCTTCTCGTCAAGTTGTGCAGCAGCGAACGCAAGGTCCTGTATATCACTATTTTCGAGGAATCGTTCCAAAGTCTTATTTCGCACGGCCAGTTTTAAcgactgaaaaaaattgacgtcATAATCGACGTTGTATATATCAATTGCTACTGCCATGATGTTGGAGGGACAATATTTCACCACAAAACTTTCAA of Tenebrio molitor chromosome 6, icTenMoli1.1, whole genome shotgun sequence contains these proteins:
- the LOC138133347 gene encoding transient receptor potential channel pyrexia-like yields the protein MAVISSLFVATTDTTKIEILQHPLFEIYLQHKWSKVIYLFYLWIALHVVSVACMTAYVSLLTYDIGYHDEALAVIRYIMVVVAPTLFIYGIIQCLVLRPFRFRRYEMWINFSSTILVLVVLGMEAWSGYGARVQEMPNWVLHMTSAAILLLWIELMMLIGRLPKYGYYAVMFGVVLKNVVKVLLACLCLVIGFALSFSIQFYHKEEFSDPWRALVKTVAMMMGEFDYVDIFHNRNYVQSSSPVSRVTFLVFVILTSIVLMNLMIGLAVNDIQTLKQEGHARKLQKRAEFLIQIEKIADKITCVSPFIRKLVDIDEIESLHASVNFLNNMKLSSKMNDVLFEIVQSRKIKNMHSDD